The following proteins come from a genomic window of Gordonia westfalica:
- the ectB gene encoding diaminobutyrate--2-oxoglutarate transaminase, protein MQLLDSSPVLDKKIDDSVFTTHESEVRSYCRNWPAVFTTAKDSYITDQNGREYLDFFAGAGSLNYGHNNEVLKKALIDYIASDGITHGLDMATVAKGNFIEKFTKHILAPRGLDYKIQFPGPTGTNAVESALKLARKVTGRESIISFTNAFHGMTLGSLSVTGNSMKRAGAGIPLVHATPMPFDNYFGGVMEDFAWFERVLDDSGSGLNRPAAVIVETVQGEGGVNVARAEWLRALSDLCERRDILLIVDDVQMGCGRTGEFFSFEEAGIKPDIVTLSKSISGYGLPFALTLFKPELDVWTPGEHNGTFRGNNPAFVTAAKAIETYWSDDTLSREIHAKGERINEVFTDLCNRYEGISTRGRGMVRGLAFEDHTAAGKVCAQAFGAGLLAETSGPSDEVVKLLPPLTISREDLDRGLSILSDAVKEVIG, encoded by the coding sequence ATGCAACTTCTCGACAGCAGTCCCGTTCTCGACAAGAAGATCGACGATTCCGTCTTCACCACCCACGAATCCGAGGTGCGCAGCTACTGCCGCAACTGGCCGGCGGTCTTCACCACCGCCAAGGATTCCTACATCACCGACCAGAACGGTCGGGAGTACCTGGACTTCTTCGCCGGCGCCGGTTCGCTGAACTACGGCCACAACAACGAGGTGCTGAAGAAGGCGCTCATCGACTACATCGCGTCCGACGGCATCACCCACGGCCTCGACATGGCCACCGTCGCCAAGGGCAACTTCATCGAGAAGTTCACCAAGCACATCCTCGCGCCGCGTGGACTCGACTACAAGATCCAGTTCCCCGGCCCGACCGGAACCAACGCCGTCGAATCGGCCCTCAAGCTGGCCCGCAAGGTGACCGGCCGTGAGTCGATCATCAGCTTCACCAACGCATTCCACGGCATGACGCTGGGCTCGCTGTCGGTGACCGGCAACTCGATGAAGCGCGCCGGCGCCGGCATCCCCCTGGTTCACGCGACCCCGATGCCGTTCGACAACTACTTCGGCGGCGTCATGGAGGACTTCGCCTGGTTCGAGCGCGTCCTCGACGACTCGGGCAGCGGCCTCAACCGCCCCGCCGCGGTGATCGTCGAGACCGTGCAGGGCGAGGGCGGCGTCAACGTCGCACGCGCCGAGTGGCTGCGCGCGCTCTCCGATCTGTGCGAGCGCCGCGACATCCTGCTCATCGTCGACGACGTCCAGATGGGCTGCGGCCGCACCGGCGAGTTCTTCTCCTTCGAGGAGGCCGGCATCAAGCCAGACATCGTCACCCTGTCCAAGTCGATCAGCGGCTACGGTCTGCCCTTCGCACTGACCCTGTTCAAGCCCGAGCTCGACGTCTGGACGCCGGGTGAGCACAACGGCACCTTCCGCGGCAACAACCCCGCCTTCGTCACCGCCGCCAAGGCCATCGAGACCTACTGGTCCGACGACACCCTGAGCCGCGAGATCCACGCCAAGGGTGAGCGCATCAACGAGGTCTTCACCGACCTCTGCAACCGATACGAAGGCATCTCGACCCGCGGTCGCGGCATGGTCCGCGGCCTGGCGTTCGAGGACCACACGGCCGCCGGGAAGGTCTGTGCGCAGGCCTTCGGCGCCGGCCTGCTCGCCGAGACGTCGGGCCCGTCCGACGAGGTCGTCAAGCTGCTCCCGCCGCTGACCATCTCGCGCGAGGACCTCGACCGCGGCCTGTCCATCCTTTCCGACGCAGTCAAGGAGGTGATCGGATGA
- a CDS encoding ectoine synthase, with the protein MIVRTTEEITGTERDVADGHWRSKRIVLGGDGVGFSFHETTIEAGSVNEFHYANHIEAVWLVEGTGTLLNRETGETHPLAPGTMYLLNGHERHTVTADTQMRMLCVFNPPVVGTEVHDENGVYPLVAVPQPTGKHAEEALEETAAS; encoded by the coding sequence ATGATCGTCCGAACCACCGAAGAGATCACCGGTACCGAGCGCGACGTCGCCGACGGCCACTGGCGCTCCAAGCGCATCGTGCTCGGCGGCGACGGTGTGGGATTCTCGTTCCACGAGACCACCATCGAGGCCGGCAGCGTGAACGAGTTCCACTACGCCAACCACATCGAGGCCGTCTGGCTCGTCGAGGGCACCGGCACCCTGCTCAATCGGGAAACCGGCGAGACCCATCCGCTGGCGCCCGGCACGATGTACCTGCTGAACGGCCACGAGCGTCACACGGTGACCGCCGACACCCAGATGCGCATGCTGTGCGTGTTCAATCCCCCGGTGGTCGGCACCGAGGTGCACGACGAGAACGGCGTGTACCCGCTGGTCGCCGTTCCGCAGCCGACCGGGAAGCATGCCGAGGAGGCCCTCGAGGAGACCGCGGCGTCCTGA
- a CDS encoding Sir2 family NAD-dependent protein deacetylase produces the protein MRTRLQLGQAPAEHTPLDDDVAERIELAGDILGGRRFAVLTGAGISTDSGIPDYRSPGSPPRTPMTLEMFLSSPEFRRHYWARNHLGWRHMDAALPNAAHRALTDLQSSGAVSTVITQNVDMLHTKARTRGVLELHGCYGRVRCLTCDWRISRHRLAELLESVNPGFAERVAGRGAIEVAPDADATLSDTSDFVMIDCPHCGGILKPDIVYFGETVPKPLVEQSFSAVDDADALLVVGSSLTVMSGLRFARRTHRAGKPLIIVNRGHTRGDELATLKIDHRAGVVLPALASG, from the coding sequence GTGCGCACTCGTCTTCAGCTCGGCCAGGCCCCGGCCGAACACACGCCCCTCGACGACGACGTCGCCGAGCGCATCGAACTCGCGGGCGACATCCTGGGCGGGCGTCGGTTCGCGGTCCTGACCGGCGCCGGCATCTCCACCGACTCGGGTATCCCCGACTACCGCAGTCCGGGGTCCCCGCCGCGGACGCCGATGACTCTCGAGATGTTCCTGTCCTCTCCGGAGTTCCGCCGCCATTACTGGGCGCGCAACCATCTCGGCTGGCGTCACATGGACGCCGCCCTCCCCAACGCCGCCCACCGCGCCCTCACCGACCTGCAGTCGAGCGGAGCGGTCTCGACGGTCATCACCCAGAACGTCGACATGCTGCACACCAAGGCCCGCACCCGGGGAGTCCTCGAACTCCACGGGTGTTACGGGCGCGTGCGGTGCCTGACCTGCGACTGGCGCATCTCCCGGCACCGACTCGCCGAACTCCTGGAGTCGGTCAACCCCGGTTTCGCCGAGCGCGTCGCCGGCCGCGGCGCCATCGAAGTCGCGCCCGACGCCGACGCCACGCTCTCCGACACGTCGGACTTCGTGATGATCGACTGTCCGCACTGCGGCGGCATCCTCAAACCCGACATCGTCTATTTCGGTGAGACTGTTCCGAAACCTCTTGTCGAGCAATCATTCTCAGCGGTCGACGACGCGGATGCCCTATTAGTGGTCGGTTCGTCGCTGACGGTGATGTCCGGCCTGCGGTTCGCACGCCGGACGCATCGCGCGGGCAAACCGCTGATCATCGTCAATCGCGGCCACACCCGCGGCGACGAGCTGGCCACACTCAAGATCGACCATCGGGCCGGAGTGGTGTTGCCGGCCCTCGCGTCCGGCTAG